In a single window of the Chondrocystis sp. NIES-4102 genome:
- a CDS encoding ATP-dependent Clp protease adaptor protein ClpS gives MSVGTSVISKSSTSTVSKHAPRYKVLLHNDDFNSMEYVVQVLMQTISGMTQPQAVNIMMETHNNGVGLVITCALEHAEFYSETLGNHGLTSTIEPDE, from the coding sequence GTGTCCGTAGGAACTTCTGTAATTAGTAAAAGTTCAACTTCAACTGTATCTAAACACGCCCCCCGTTATAAGGTATTGCTCCATAACGATGATTTCAATAGTATGGAGTATGTAGTACAAGTGTTAATGCAAACCATTAGTGGTATGACTCAACCCCAAGCGGTCAATATTATGATGGAAACCCATAATAATGGTGTTGGTTTAGTAATTACTTGTGCTTTAGAACACGCTGAATTTTATTCTGAAACTCTTGGTAATCATGGTCTAACTAGCACAATAGAACCAGATGAATAA
- a CDS encoding alpha/beta hydrolase fold protein yields MPLTTIPIIQSVPGTYWQWRGHSIYYVCAGFAQARKPPLLLVHGFGASTDHWRKNIAQLQSQFQVWAIDLLGFGRSAKPNQEYSGNVWREQLHDFITEVIKQPTILAGNSLGGYACLCVAAAYPQSSAGVILLNSAGPFTETTVNSAQNNQPNLVNKLLRSVLLQPWASFLLFQYVRQKSVIRKTLKKVYFDQSAVTDQLVEDIYRPSCDRGAVEVFSAVFKTPQGEKVDVLLSQIQSPLLLLWGEKDPWMNCQERGSKFRQYYPQLTEHYLQAGHCPHDEVPEQVNNLIIDWVNTHNDVQS; encoded by the coding sequence ATGCCGTTAACAACTATACCAATTATACAGTCTGTCCCAGGTACGTACTGGCAGTGGCGCGGGCATTCCATCTATTATGTCTGTGCAGGATTCGCTCAAGCTCGAAAACCACCTTTACTTTTAGTACATGGGTTTGGGGCATCAACTGATCATTGGCGCAAAAATATTGCTCAATTACAATCACAATTTCAAGTTTGGGCGATCGATTTACTCGGCTTTGGGCGATCGGCAAAACCTAATCAGGAATATAGTGGTAATGTTTGGCGCGAGCAGCTACATGACTTTATTACTGAGGTAATTAAACAACCGACCATATTAGCAGGTAATTCCTTGGGAGGCTATGCTTGTCTTTGTGTTGCAGCAGCCTATCCTCAATCTAGTGCGGGTGTAATTTTACTTAATTCTGCTGGCCCTTTTACTGAAACTACAGTAAATTCGGCTCAAAATAATCAACCTAATCTAGTAAATAAATTACTAAGATCTGTACTATTGCAACCCTGGGCAAGTTTCCTCTTGTTTCAGTATGTGCGCCAAAAATCAGTAATTCGCAAAACCCTTAAAAAGGTGTATTTTGACCAAAGTGCAGTCACAGATCAACTCGTTGAGGACATTTATCGCCCTTCATGCGATCGCGGTGCTGTAGAAGTGTTTAGTGCTGTGTTTAAAACTCCTCAGGGAGAAAAAGTGGATGTACTATTAAGTCAAATACAATCACCTTTGCTGCTACTATGGGGAGAAAAAGACCCTTGGATGAATTGTCAGGAGCGAGGTAGTAAATTTCGTCAATATTACCCACAATTAACAGAACATTATTTACAAGCTGGTCATTGCCCACACGATGAAGTACCTGAACAGGTTAATAATTTGATCATCGACTGGGTTAACACCCACAATGATGTACAATCTTAA
- a CDS encoding proto-chlorophyllide reductase 57 kD subunit: protein MKNLNLTDDLHWTPQAIAKFKMIPFFARPQARQKIESIARAAELEEVTIEIIDQARIEFGQ from the coding sequence ATGAAAAATCTTAATTTAACTGATGACTTACATTGGACACCCCAAGCGATCGCTAAATTTAAAATGATTCCTTTTTTTGCTCGTCCTCAAGCGCGCCAGAAAATTGAATCGATCGCACGGGCTGCGGAGTTGGAAGAAGTTACCATTGAAATTATTGATCAGGCGAGAATCGAATTTGGACAGTAG
- a CDS encoding ArsR family transcriptional regulator, whose translation MSAANSIDIPACKPNHPVDIKDLNCLRHKAIDLNKAQQMAEFFRLLGDANRLRILSLLAQKDLCVCDLATILEMSESAVSHQLRTLRSLRLVSYEKRGRKVHYRLLDHHVLELYQSVAEHLDEVD comes from the coding sequence ATGTCAGCAGCTAACTCTATTGATATTCCTGCTTGTAAGCCCAATCATCCTGTTGACATCAAAGATTTAAATTGTCTCCGCCATAAGGCTATTGATCTCAATAAAGCGCAACAAATGGCGGAATTTTTCCGTTTGTTAGGGGATGCAAATCGGTTACGAATTTTATCTTTACTAGCTCAAAAAGATCTTTGTGTATGTGATTTGGCAACGATTTTAGAAATGAGTGAGTCGGCGGTTTCTCATCAACTACGGACATTGCGATCGCTGCGTTTAGTAAGCTATGAAAAACGTGGTAGAAAAGTTCACTATCGTCTGTTAGACCATCATGTGTTAGAACTTTATCAATCAGTGGCAGAACACTTAGATGAAGTGGATTAA
- a CDS encoding metallothionein family 14 has translation MTTTNLVKCACDRCSCEISLEDAIKKGDQYYCCQACANGHVEANEKGCKMSGCGCG, from the coding sequence ATGACTACCACTAATTTAGTAAAATGCGCTTGCGATCGCTGTTCTTGTGAAATATCTTTAGAAGATGCGATCAAAAAAGGAGACCAATATTATTGCTGTCAAGCCTGTGCAAATGGTCATGTAGAAGCAAACGAAAAAGGCTGTAAGATGTCTGGGTGTGGATGTGGTTAA
- a CDS encoding histidine kinase: protein MNITTSESSLYQLTQDLEQPLLSIAVGADSLKSYVNSVVDLVVEKQLRATVWLKLPQTKSWFHQVQKLQRQGNLEGIYIANNQKHPIAFTGLEENITTPICTFKLAKHPLLQRESFIIVLAPEFCSLILAQWQQGKIHIDSSGKRLQHPYLEMVSSFDPQIVKMILSGIKQKIVIADKNLNDNFDEQHIIAEPQLLNELLLKQVKHSEQLQKAWDSLARNNNYLEKNSTVFNFQTDFIGNLIQELRPPITYLKTALSLLESKQIKGEQRQKYLQMVSDQCDRQNSLINGLLELLQLDTPIQAESLNLNEIVPGIVSTYQPLAKEREIQLGYTIAANLPLISCPLPWFRQIIINLLNNSLQFTPAKGRVFVQATSKNDHEYVEITVSDTGIGIAATEINKIFDGFYRTKPITTEKLTGVGLGLTIVKQLIQRCGGSISVTSKVDKGTTFKILMPAIPVELVP from the coding sequence ATGAACATTACTACTTCTGAGTCTTCTTTATATCAGTTAACTCAAGATTTGGAGCAACCTTTATTATCTATAGCTGTTGGCGCAGATAGTTTAAAATCTTATGTTAATTCTGTTGTGGATTTGGTAGTAGAAAAACAGCTAAGAGCAACAGTATGGCTAAAATTACCTCAAACTAAAAGTTGGTTTCATCAAGTACAAAAGCTACAACGACAGGGCAATCTTGAGGGGATTTATATAGCTAATAATCAGAAGCATCCTATTGCTTTTACAGGTTTAGAAGAAAATATTACAACTCCTATTTGTACTTTTAAGTTAGCTAAACATCCTTTGTTGCAACGGGAGTCTTTTATCATAGTTTTAGCCCCAGAATTTTGCAGCTTAATTTTAGCTCAATGGCAACAAGGTAAAATACATATAGATTCTTCAGGAAAAAGGTTGCAGCATCCATATTTAGAAATGGTTTCTAGCTTCGATCCTCAAATAGTTAAGATGATTCTCTCAGGAATCAAGCAAAAAATTGTAATTGCTGATAAGAATTTAAATGATAACTTTGATGAGCAGCATATCATAGCCGAACCGCAACTATTAAATGAGTTACTCCTCAAGCAAGTAAAACATAGTGAACAATTACAAAAAGCTTGGGATTCTCTGGCAAGGAATAATAATTACTTAGAAAAAAACTCCACAGTATTTAATTTTCAAACAGATTTTATCGGTAATTTAATTCAGGAACTGCGACCACCTATAACTTATTTAAAAACAGCTTTAAGTCTTTTAGAATCAAAACAAATTAAGGGAGAACAACGCCAAAAATATTTACAAATGGTAAGCGATCAATGCGATCGCCAAAATTCCTTAATCAATGGTTTATTAGAATTATTGCAGCTTGATACTCCTATTCAGGCAGAATCTTTAAATTTAAATGAGATTGTCCCAGGTATTGTTAGTACTTATCAGCCCTTAGCAAAAGAAAGGGAAATTCAATTAGGGTATACAATTGCTGCTAATTTACCTCTTATTTCTTGTCCTCTTCCTTGGTTTCGTCAAATTATAATTAACCTGCTTAATAATAGTCTGCAATTTACTCCTGCTAAAGGTAGAGTATTTGTGCAAGCAACAAGCAAAAATGATCATGAATATGTAGAAATTACAGTTTCTGATACAGGTATAGGTATAGCAGCAACTGAAATTAACAAGATTTTTGACGGTTTTTATCGCACTAAGCCAATTACTACGGAAAAGCTTACAGGTGTTGGCTTGGGCTTAACTATCGTCAAACAGCTAATTCAGCGTTGTGGGGGTTCAATTAGCGTTACTAGTAAAGTGGACAAAGGAACAACCTTTAAAATATTGATGCCAGCTATTCCAGTCGAATTAGTACCATAG
- a CDS encoding histone deacetylase superfamily protein, protein MISVIYSPEFLEHNTGYGHPEKAKRLSAIATALKQVEWQNQIEWQLPTPVAQTQVLTYLQKIHTLDHIQRIQQVAASGGGYLDGDTPISERSYDVALLAVSAWLDGVDQVLNNQRPTFILARPPGHHATRDRAMGFCLFSNAAAAAFYALTKPGVQRVAILDWDVHHGNGTEEIVRDNPKIAYCSLHQHPCYPGSGSNKQEHGQYQNILNLPMAIGSKIADYQIVFEQEVMPFLSNWQPDLVIVSAGYDANRNDPLAEIALEPTDYNLLTKYILQITKCPLFGLEGGYHLETLAQSVIATLSSCL, encoded by the coding sequence ATGATTTCGGTCATTTATTCACCAGAATTTCTAGAACATAACACAGGATATGGACATCCTGAAAAAGCTAAACGCTTAAGCGCGATCGCCACTGCTCTAAAACAGGTAGAGTGGCAAAATCAAATTGAGTGGCAATTACCGACTCCTGTTGCTCAAACACAAGTATTAACTTATCTACAAAAGATTCATACCCTAGATCATATTCAACGTATCCAACAAGTTGCAGCTAGTGGTGGTGGATATCTCGATGGTGATACACCTATTTCGGAGCGTAGTTACGATGTAGCGTTATTAGCCGTTAGTGCTTGGCTAGATGGGGTAGATCAGGTATTAAATAATCAACGTCCTACTTTTATCTTAGCTCGTCCTCCAGGACATCATGCTACTAGGGATAGAGCTATGGGATTTTGTTTATTTTCTAATGCTGCTGCTGCTGCTTTCTATGCTTTAACCAAGCCTGGTGTGCAACGAGTTGCTATCTTAGATTGGGATGTTCATCACGGTAACGGTACAGAAGAGATTGTTAGAGATAATCCTAAAATTGCCTATTGTTCTCTTCATCAGCATCCTTGTTATCCTGGTAGTGGTAGTAATAAACAGGAACATGGACAATATCAAAATATTTTAAATCTTCCTATGGCAATAGGTAGTAAGATTGCTGATTATCAAATAGTTTTTGAACAAGAAGTTATGCCTTTTTTGTCTAATTGGCAGCCAGATCTTGTAATTGTCAGTGCAGGTTATGATGCTAATCGCAATGATCCATTAGCAGAAATTGCCTTAGAACCTACAGATTATAATTTATTAACTAAATATATTTTACAAATTACTAAATGTCCTCTATTTGGTTTAGAGGGAGGTTATCATTTAGAAACTTTAGCTCAATCTGTTATTGCCACTTTGAGTAGTTGTCTGTAA
- a CDS encoding ATP synthase F1 subunit beta yields the protein MVATTDKTNIGKITQIIGPVLDAEFPSGKMPRIYNALKVEGKNPAGQDVSVTCEVQQLLGDNQVRAVAMSGTDGLVRGMDIVDIGSPISVPVGKATLGRIFNVLGEPVDEKGPVNTEDTFPIHRPAPKLTDLETAPKVFETGIKVVDLLTPYRQGGKIGLFGGAGVGKTVIMMELINNIAIQHGGVSVFGGVGERTREGNDLYNEMIESKVINADNPEESKIALVYGQMNEPPGARMRVGLSALTMAEYFRDVNKQDVLLFIDNIFRFVQAGSEVSALLGRMPSAVGYQPTLGTDVGDLQERITSTKEGSITSIQAVYVPADDLTDPAPATTFAHLDGTTVLSRGLASKGIYPAVDPLDSTSTMLQPSIVGEDHYNTARAVQSTLQRYKELQDIIAILGLDELSEEDRLTVDRARKIERFLSQPFFVAEVFTGSPGKYVTLDQTIKGFKSILNGELDDLPEQAFYLVGDIEEAKAKAEKLKAAA from the coding sequence ATGGTAGCCACCACAGATAAAACAAACATTGGTAAAATAACTCAAATTATCGGCCCCGTACTCGATGCCGAGTTTCCTAGCGGTAAAATGCCTCGTATTTATAATGCTTTAAAAGTAGAAGGTAAAAACCCCGCCGGACAAGACGTTTCCGTCACCTGCGAAGTGCAACAACTACTTGGTGATAACCAGGTTCGTGCTGTTGCCATGAGTGGTACTGATGGACTAGTCAGAGGTATGGATATTGTGGACATCGGATCACCTATTAGTGTTCCTGTCGGCAAAGCAACTTTAGGTAGAATTTTTAACGTTTTAGGCGAACCTGTAGACGAAAAAGGTCCTGTAAATACAGAAGATACTTTTCCTATTCATAGACCCGCTCCTAAACTTACTGATTTAGAAACTGCACCAAAAGTATTTGAAACTGGTATTAAGGTAGTAGACTTGCTAACCCCCTATCGTCAGGGAGGAAAGATTGGTCTATTCGGCGGTGCTGGTGTTGGTAAGACCGTAATTATGATGGAATTAATCAACAACATCGCCATTCAACACGGTGGTGTATCAGTATTCGGTGGTGTAGGTGAGCGCACTCGTGAAGGTAATGACCTTTATAACGAGATGATCGAATCTAAAGTAATCAATGCTGATAACCCAGAAGAATCTAAAATCGCTCTAGTTTATGGTCAAATGAACGAACCACCAGGAGCTAGAATGCGCGTTGGTTTATCTGCATTAACTATGGCAGAATATTTCCGCGACGTTAATAAACAAGACGTATTATTATTTATTGATAATATTTTCCGTTTCGTTCAAGCTGGTTCGGAAGTATCTGCACTCTTAGGTCGTATGCCTTCTGCGGTAGGATATCAACCTACTCTTGGTACTGATGTGGGTGATTTACAAGAGCGTATTACTTCAACAAAAGAAGGTTCTATTACTTCTATCCAAGCGGTATATGTACCTGCGGATGACTTAACTGACCCTGCGCCTGCAACTACTTTTGCTCACTTAGACGGAACAACAGTACTTTCTCGTGGTTTGGCTTCTAAAGGTATTTATCCTGCGGTAGATCCACTAGATTCCACTAGTACTATGCTACAACCTAGTATTGTAGGGGAAGATCACTATAATACTGCTCGTGCAGTCCAGTCTACTCTCCAACGTTATAAAGAATTACAAGATATTATTGCAATTCTTGGTTTAGATGAGCTTTCAGAAGAAGACAGATTAACAGTAGACCGCGCTCGTAAAATTGAACGCTTTTTATCTCAGCCTTTCTTTGTAGCTGAAGTATTTACAGGTTCACCTGGTAAGTATGTGACTTTGGATCAAACTATTAAAGGATTTAAATCAATTCTTAATGGTGAATTAGATGACCTACCAGAGCAAGCATTTTATTTAGTAGGCGACATCGAAGAAGCAAAAGCAAAAGCTGAAAAACTTAAAGCTGCTGCTTAG
- the atpE gene encoding ATP synthase F1 subuint epsilon produces the protein MALTVKVITPDKTVWDEQAEEIILPSTTGQLGILSGHAPLLTALEVGVLRVRAGQQWKAMAVMGGFAEVENNDLKILVNGAELGDNINQDSARTEYEQAQSLWQQVENTEDRQKKIQAESSLKKARARLQAAGGMV, from the coding sequence ATGGCGTTAACTGTAAAAGTAATTACTCCAGATAAAACTGTCTGGGATGAGCAAGCAGAAGAAATTATTTTACCTAGTACAACTGGACAATTGGGAATTCTTTCTGGTCACGCTCCTTTACTGACTGCTTTAGAAGTTGGTGTATTGCGTGTTCGTGCGGGTCAGCAATGGAAAGCGATGGCCGTTATGGGAGGATTTGCTGAAGTTGAAAACAATGATCTCAAAATTTTAGTAAACGGTGCAGAATTAGGCGATAACATCAATCAAGATAGCGCGCGTACTGAATACGAACAAGCTCAATCTCTATGGCAACAAGTAGAAAATACTGAAGATCGCCAAAAGAAAATTCAAGCAGAAAGTTCTCTTAAAAAAGCGAGAGCGCGTTTACAGGCTGCTGGGGGTATGGTATAG
- a CDS encoding putative 30S ribosomal protein PSRP-3, whose product MESDSRFILKVLWLDKNVAIAVDQVVGKGTSPLTAYYFWPRNDAWQQLKDELEAKHWIEEAESINILNQATEVINFWTEKGKVTPMSQAQTKFPHIVFTGTN is encoded by the coding sequence TTGGAGTCAGATTCAAGATTTATTTTAAAAGTTCTGTGGTTAGATAAAAATGTCGCGATCGCAGTAGATCAAGTAGTAGGAAAAGGTACTAGCCCCCTAACAGCTTATTATTTTTGGCCCCGTAATGATGCGTGGCAGCAATTAAAAGACGAATTAGAAGCTAAACATTGGATTGAAGAAGCAGAAAGCATTAATATCCTCAACCAAGCTACAGAGGTAATTAACTTTTGGACTGAAAAAGGTAAAGTTACACCTATGAGCCAGGCACAAACTAAGTTCCCCCACATTGTTTTCACAGGGACTAACTAA
- the hisB gene encoding imidazoleglycerol-phosphate dehydratase, which produces MNKEQLKAIIIFDIDGVIRDVGNSYRRAIADTVEEFTDGAWRPTMEDLDHLKSEGIWNNDWEASEELIYRYFESIDQPRETVALEYDRIVKFFQLRYRGQHPELFDGYIAGEPLLVSPNYFKLLDNNSIGWGFFSGATRGSAEYVLKQRLKLDNPVLVAMEDAPSKPDPTGMLATVNQIENNQANLPVFYLGDTVADMYTVVKARVIQPQRNWLGIGILPPHVQTSPVRIGDYAQKLMEAGAEVVLSNVSKLDISMINDLIK; this is translated from the coding sequence ATGAATAAAGAGCAATTAAAAGCAATTATTATTTTTGATATAGACGGGGTAATTAGAGATGTTGGCAATTCCTATAGAAGAGCGATCGCTGATACGGTAGAAGAATTTACTGATGGTGCTTGGCGACCAACTATGGAAGACTTAGATCACCTTAAATCTGAAGGAATTTGGAATAATGATTGGGAAGCATCTGAGGAATTAATTTATCGTTATTTTGAGTCTATTGATCAACCTCGTGAAACGGTAGCTTTGGAATATGACCGCATTGTCAAGTTTTTTCAGTTACGTTATCGGGGTCAACATCCTGAACTTTTTGATGGATATATTGCGGGTGAACCCCTATTAGTATCTCCTAATTATTTTAAACTGTTAGATAACAATTCCATCGGCTGGGGCTTTTTTAGCGGTGCTACTAGAGGTTCGGCAGAATATGTCCTAAAACAGCGACTTAAGCTTGATAATCCCGTTTTAGTGGCAATGGAGGATGCACCTAGTAAGCCAGATCCCACTGGAATGTTGGCTACCGTCAACCAAATCGAAAATAATCAGGCAAATTTACCTGTATTTTATTTAGGAGATACGGTAGCTGATATGTATACCGTTGTTAAAGCAAGAGTAATCCAACCACAACGTAATTGGCTGGGAATTGGCATTCTCCCCCCTCATGTGCAAACTTCCCCAGTTAGAATAGGTGATTATGCTCAAAAGCTAATGGAAGCAGGGGCAGAAGTTGTTTTAAGCAATGTATCTAAGTTGGATATCTCAATGATCAACGACTTAATTAAGTAA
- a CDS encoding Na+/solute symporter has protein sequence MTLIDWLIVLVYFILTIVLGLLLSGKASENIEEFFVSGRSLPWWLAGTSMAATTFSIDTPLYICGIVGSRGIAGNWEWWSFGISHVIMVYVFARLWRRSEIVTDAELTEIRYGGKMAAILRATKAFLFAVPINCIGIGYAMLAMVKVVDALQLWQSLGFNPGENLKIWSVIGVSIVVLVYSGFSGLWGVVATDFFQFILALLGAIAVAIVTVNHVGGIHQLVPQVAQIQDLDVLSFFPWEFDNGRFSWSKAAGITASTFSAYLFLQWWSFRRSDGGGEFIQRLIAAKDEAEAVKSSWLFNILNYIIRTWPWILVALVAMIIYPDLEDKELGYPKLMLEFLPPVMLGLVVTSLLAAFMSTVSTSINWGASYLTNDIYRRFLKPNASQAELVAVGRLTSVLVTVIGAIAALNSKDITTVFRLVIAIGTGPGLVLILRWFWWRINAAAELASMIAGFVIGLITSLYPGFNSIFADFGNRLLFISLTTAIIWITVMYLTPPETDATLDEFYRRVQPGGGGWKRQQARTGIDPAQNLTQDILKVIAAVLLLFGSMLAIGGFLLLQSLTGWIALIVAVIGGFWLRQLSKQRSLSMSRPGLE, from the coding sequence ATGACACTGATTGATTGGCTAATTGTTTTAGTCTACTTTATACTCACGATTGTTTTAGGACTACTTCTTTCAGGCAAAGCATCTGAAAATATAGAAGAATTTTTTGTTTCAGGGCGATCGCTGCCTTGGTGGTTAGCAGGGACTAGTATGGCAGCCACAACCTTTTCTATTGATACGCCTCTTTATATTTGTGGCATTGTTGGGAGTCGAGGCATTGCTGGTAATTGGGAGTGGTGGAGTTTTGGTATTTCCCATGTAATTATGGTCTATGTTTTTGCCCGTCTGTGGCGACGATCTGAAATTGTGACCGATGCCGAACTTACGGAGATACGTTACGGGGGCAAAATGGCAGCGATCTTAAGGGCAACTAAGGCTTTTTTGTTTGCTGTACCTATTAACTGTATTGGTATTGGTTACGCTATGTTGGCAATGGTTAAAGTGGTCGATGCCTTGCAGCTTTGGCAGAGTTTAGGGTTTAATCCTGGGGAAAATCTCAAGATCTGGAGTGTGATCGGCGTAAGTATTGTTGTTTTAGTATATTCGGGCTTTTCTGGACTCTGGGGAGTAGTAGCCACGGATTTCTTTCAATTTATTCTTGCCTTACTCGGAGCGATCGCTGTTGCTATTGTAACTGTTAATCATGTTGGCGGAATTCATCAATTAGTGCCTCAAGTTGCGCAAATTCAAGATTTAGACGTACTCTCATTTTTCCCTTGGGAATTTGACAATGGACGCTTTAGTTGGAGTAAGGCTGCAGGAATTACAGCTAGTACCTTTTCTGCTTATTTATTTCTTCAGTGGTGGTCTTTTCGTCGTAGTGATGGGGGAGGAGAATTTATTCAACGGCTGATCGCAGCTAAAGATGAAGCGGAAGCGGTCAAGTCTTCTTGGCTATTTAATATTCTTAATTATATTATCCGTACTTGGCCCTGGATTTTAGTTGCTTTAGTAGCAATGATTATTTATCCAGATCTCGAAGATAAGGAACTTGGTTATCCTAAATTGATGTTGGAGTTTCTACCACCTGTGATGTTGGGTTTAGTAGTTACCTCCCTGCTAGCTGCTTTTATGAGTACTGTTTCCACCTCAATTAACTGGGGGGCATCCTATTTAACCAATGATATCTATCGACGCTTTTTAAAACCTAATGCTAGTCAAGCAGAACTAGTAGCAGTTGGTCGCCTAACTTCAGTTTTAGTTACAGTGATAGGCGCGATCGCTGCTTTAAATTCCAAAGACATTACTACTGTATTTCGCTTAGTAATTGCTATAGGCACAGGCCCAGGTTTAGTACTAATTTTACGTTGGTTTTGGTGGCGAATTAATGCAGCAGCAGAATTGGCATCGATGATCGCTGGCTTTGTAATTGGCTTAATTACCAGTCTTTACCCTGGCTTTAATTCTATTTTTGCCGATTTTGGTAATCGACTATTATTTATTTCCCTTACCACTGCGATAATTTGGATTACAGTAATGTATCTAACACCCCCCGAAACCGATGCTACTCTGGATGAATTTTATCGACGGGTGCAACCAGGGGGAGGCGGATGGAAACGCCAGCAAGCCCGAACAGGTATTGATCCAGCCCAAAATTTAACTCAGGATATTTTAAAGGTTATTGCTGCTGTATTGTTATTATTCGGTTCGATGTTGGCGATCGGTGGCTTTTTACTATTACAATCCCTTACAGGTTGGATAGCTTTAATTGTTGCCGTCATCGGCGGTTTTTGGTTGCGTCAGTTGAGTAAACAAAGGTCTCTATCTATGTCAAGACCTGGTTTAGAGTAA
- a CDS encoding mandelate racemase/muconate lactonizing protein — MQFKYQPYQYRFKQPLHTSHGVWEIRHGIIITLMDQTGKIAEGEIAPLPWFGSETVAQALEFCQQLGEIVNIDIIKTIPPEFPACRFAFESALLDLTATVTQVKTNNLNNLKYSALLPAGEKALTACGLISKTQNINTFKWKIGVYSLDTEIEILKRLIDSLPSNSQLRLDANGGLNISQAQQLLAVTDKLTGIEFIEQPLPPEHLGLIKQLTQEYSTPIALDESVANYQQLQTIYDQGWSGIFVIKAAIMGFPSQLKEFCQSRELDCVFSSVFETNIGRNAVLKLARELNHPRAVGFGLL, encoded by the coding sequence GTGCAATTTAAATATCAGCCTTATCAATATCGTTTTAAACAACCCTTACATACAAGTCATGGTGTTTGGGAGATACGCCACGGTATTATTATTACCTTAATGGATCAAACGGGTAAAATAGCTGAGGGAGAAATCGCTCCTTTGCCTTGGTTTGGTTCAGAAACTGTAGCCCAAGCATTAGAATTTTGTCAACAGTTGGGGGAAATAGTGAATATAGATATTATTAAAACTATTCCTCCAGAATTTCCTGCTTGTCGGTTTGCTTTTGAGTCGGCTTTATTGGATTTAACAGCAACCGTCACACAGGTAAAAACTAATAATTTAAATAATTTAAAATATTCTGCTTTATTACCCGCAGGAGAAAAAGCTTTAACAGCTTGCGGGTTGATTAGTAAAACTCAAAACATTAATACTTTTAAATGGAAAATTGGAGTTTATTCTCTAGATACAGAAATTGAAATTTTAAAGAGATTAATAGATAGCTTACCGAGCAATAGCCAATTAAGATTAGATGCTAATGGTGGGTTAAATATCTCCCAAGCACAGCAGCTTTTAGCAGTGACAGATAAGTTAACAGGAATTGAATTTATCGAACAACCCCTACCCCCTGAACATCTAGGACTAATTAAACAACTTACTCAAGAATATTCCACACCTATAGCTTTAGATGAATCTGTAGCTAATTACCAACAGTTACAGACAATATATGATCAAGGTTGGTCGGGGATATTTGTGATAAAAGCAGCAATTATGGGCTTTCCTAGTCAATTAAAAGAATTTTGCCAATCTAGAGAGCTTGATTGTGTTTTTTCCTCGGTTTTTGAAACAAATATAGGTCGCAATGCGGTATTGAAATTAGCACGAGAATTAAATCATCCGCGCGCAGTAGGGTTCGGACTTTTGTAG